A region from the Aegilops tauschii subsp. strangulata cultivar AL8/78 chromosome 5, Aet v6.0, whole genome shotgun sequence genome encodes:
- the LOC109753305 gene encoding protein STRICTOSIDINE SYNTHASE-LIKE 10 — MEEARHCRSATLLMPFLSLAFLIWLPPMAAATQEMKSIYAGSRVIPVRLARPAFGPESIVFDHRGGGPYTGVSNGRVLRWRGNRRHRGWTEFAHNYKHKTVAECAAKKKVVEPESACGRPLGLQFHHASGDMYIADAYLGLMRVGRCGGLAEVVATEADGLPFNFLNGVDVDQETGEVYFTDSSTVYQRSEYMLVVLTGDATGRLMRYDPRTGNVTVLRSGLAFPNGVALSADRTHLVVAETSSCRLLRHWLRGPAAGETEVLADLPGYPDNVRHDGGGRGGYWVGMNRDKQWAESGTTANSMSAVRVVAAGDATNGTVVEALRGFGDATVSEVVERNGSLWIGSVDTPYVGLFKLASLPQCRG, encoded by the exons ATGGAGGAGGCCAGGCATTGTCGCTCTGCCACCTTGCTCATGCCCTTCCTCTCCCTCGCATTTCTCATATGGCTACCTCCAATGGCGGCCGCCACCCAGGAGATGAAGTCCATCTACGCCGGCTCGAGGGTCATACCGGTGCGGTTGGCCCGGCCGGCGTTCGGCCCAGAGAGCATCGTCTTTGACCACCGCGGCGGTGGCCCGTACACCGGCGTTTCCAACGGCCGCGTCCTTCGGTGGAGGGGCAACCGCCGCCACCGCGGCTGGACCGAGTTCGCCCACAACTACAAGCACAA GACGGTGGCGGAGTGCGCGgcgaagaagaaggtggtggagCCGGAGAGCGCGTGCGGGCGGCCGCTGGGCCTGCAGTTCCACCACGCGTCGGGCGACATGTACATCGCCGACGCGTACCTGGGGCTGAtgagggtggggcggtgcggcggGCTGGCGGAGGTGGTTGCCACGGAGGCCGACGGCTTGCCCTTCAACTTCCTCAACGGGGTCGACGTCGACCAGGAGACCGGCGAAGTCTACTTCACGGACAGCAGCACCGTCTACCAACGGAG CGAGTACATGCTGGTGGTGCTGACCGGCGACGCGACGGGGAGGCTGATGAGGTACGACCCGCGGACGGGCAACGTCACCGTGCTCAGGTCCGGCCTGGCCTTCCCCAACGGCGTGGCCCTCAGCGCCGACCGGACGCACCTCGTCGTGGCCGAGACGTCATCGTGCAGGCTGCTCCGGCACTGGCtgcgcgggccggcggcgggggagACGGAGGTGCTCGCCGACCTGCCGGGGTACCCGGACAACGTGCGCCACGACGGAGGCGGCCGGGGCGGGTACTGGGTGGGCATGAACCGGGACAAGCAGTGGGCAGAGAGCGGGACCACGGCCAACTCGATGAGCGCCGTCAGGGTCGTCGCCGCCGGGGACGCCACGAACGGCACGGTGGTCGAGGCGCTGCGCGGGTTCGGCGACGCCACGGTGAGCGAGGTGGTGGAGCGGAACG